The Lacerta agilis isolate rLacAgi1 chromosome 14, rLacAgi1.pri, whole genome shotgun sequence sequence CCTCCCAggtccagtggttctcaaagggtttGGCACATGGCTTTTTATAAATGCTGTAAGCCtcacagagtgactggggaaacccagccagatggacagggtattaataataataataataataataatttgcataaTGGGTAGATAACTTCAAAATGATAGCAAGAGCAAGGCTagtgttgatgaggagatgagaatttgcttgtctcaaattagacctaatataaatgagatttcctggcaaaagcaagctcacacctctcatcgAGTTTGCATGCATACATATGTGAGAGGCTTGTTGATAATTATATATTCTGTTCTTACATactgtagctgcattgttttatactttctggatgttccACAATAatattataaagcagttgtgttctgCGTTATAaatctgcccggacactgaggtccagctccgagggccttctgtcggttccctccctgcgagaagccaagttacagggaaccaggcagagggccttctcggtggtggcacctgccctgtggaacgccctcccaccagatgtcaaagagaaaaccaactaccagacttttagaagacatctgaaggcagccctttttagggaagcttttaatgtttaatagactattgtattttaatattttgttggaagccgcccagagtgataTTATTATATCAAGCACAGCTGGGACTTGTTTCTTTTccttatccattaaaaaaaatctctgcaaCGCCAGCAGATTTTTATTCCGAAAGCGTGGCCCGGAGaaaaaaggttgagaaccacCGTCCTAATCCAAcgctaaccactataccacccaCCCATTGCCCCTCTCTTCTCCAGGACCGCATGTCTGAGCCGGGGGCCCCCACGCAGACGGAGTACGCTCTGCGCCGGCGCTTGCCGCGCCGCCTCCCGCGCCGGCGCAGCGACATCTACATCAACATGAAGACGGATTTCAAGGCGCAGCTAAGCCGCTGCCAGAAGCTGCTTGCGCCCGGCAGcggctgccctgagatctgcatcCACGGGCTGGGGCTGGCTATCAACCGCGCCATCAACATCGCCCTGCAGCTAGAGGCCACCGGCAGCGGGTCCCTGTGCCTGGCGGCAAACACGTCCACCGTGGAGCTGGCCGACGTCGCCGAGCCGGAAGGGGACAGCGATGAGCCGCTGGCCAGGACACGGAACAACTCCGCCATCCACATTCGGGTCTGCCGCGTCGCCCCGGAGTAGCCGCCGGTCCGAACTGCCCCTGCAGCTTGAATCCCGGTGTCCTGTGTTGTGTAGGAGTGACTGGGCAAGTGGGGGATCCCTGCCTTTCCAAACTGGTTTTGTCTTTGGTGGCTGAACTGGGCACGAGGTTTGCAGTTTCTCTCTCCGCACATGGAAAGCACAATTCTCCATCTCGCATGACAGAATGCCAGCACTAAATTACAGGCTCGTTTCTCCCCCTTTTCTGGCTGAATTGGAACACTGTCCTTCCTATTCTCCAGGACACTGTTGCTGGCCTCGGCCGAGTGTGGACTTCTCTCTGGGGGAATCGGAGCCACCCTACAGCAGAAGTGGGACCTGTAGTGGAAACAGCTGGTTTTCCCCCTGGCCTGAAAACCAAATTGTTACCTAAGTGGGGCTTGCATTTTCTCCTTAGAGGCCTGGTGTTGCAGGCTGACTTCCTTAATGCTGTGACGTTACTTCCGAACGTTtccgtgtgcatgtgtgtcttgTGGCATTTTGGAGTGTATTTTTTGCTTGGATCTGGGGAATAAACCCTTGTTTTaaccaggaggggagagagcctTTTCTCAGTTTTTCAAGGGGTGCTGGCAAGGTACGATTGCATTATTTAACAAAACGTAGAGGCCTTAATCAAAGCAGAAAGATCTCTTGAGTGTTTTGCGTAAAATGCTTATAAGaacagacaaccccccccccaaaaaaaatcatcaagATTCAAAAACGGCACCATAtgctccagcaccctgttctcacagtggccaacctgtgggaaaccagcgagcagGATTGGAACACGAGAGCAACATTCTCCCCTCCGGTGATTCCCAGCCCAGCAgccggcattcagaagcatcactggaGGCAGggtatagccattgtggctagtagctccTGATATGGGGTTGCCATACTCCCAGAATTTCatggacatatccggaatactgttttcagcagcagcatctggaCGGAAATCAGccaaatgtctggggaaatccggacggtatggcagcccatgtcggcagtgccgattttgctggtttccccttaaaatagctcaaaaacggcattttttgtgtgtgatgttgcCCAAAAAGAGCTTagggcaaaactttaaaaaaaaccaaaaacgctttctgtccggattttcactgtttgaaatacggTAACCCTATGCTGATAGACCTCTATGAATTTGCCCGGTCCAaatcggtggccatcactgcctcctgtgggaaggagttccgtAGCCTTAACTCTGCGCTGCGGGAAGAaggacattcagcttcattggacttcCACGAGTTCCACTGTGACAAGAGGGGGAGGAAGACTTTTCTCTGTCCAGTTTCTCCATGCCAAGCACGATTGTTATAAACTTCCATCGTGTTGCCTCCTGCTCGCCTCCTCTCTAAACCAAaaggtcccaaatgctgcaatctttcctcCGTAGCGAGACTCTCCATCCACTGCATCCATCACAATGGGGCTGGTGGAAGGAGTATTCCAAAGCCTCTGCTCTCATGGGCCTGACTGACCAGCAGGGGCTGTCATCCTCCCTCTGATTTGTGGT is a genomic window containing:
- the POP7 gene encoding ribonuclease P protein subunit p20, yielding MSEPGAPTQTEYALRRRLPRRLPRRRSDIYINMKTDFKAQLSRCQKLLAPGSGCPEICIHGLGLAINRAINIALQLEATGSGSLCLAANTSTVELADVAEPEGDSDEPLARTRNNSAIHIRVCRVAPE